In Maniola jurtina chromosome 2, ilManJurt1.1, whole genome shotgun sequence, the following proteins share a genomic window:
- the LOC123876346 gene encoding endoribonuclease CG2145-like isoform X2: MESNLRSLISSLIFLLQISSCFTKVQRYDPSSEFLLREAGGVVPSNKNDYAAQFPSLPSLKPSQSTVNNNVNSLTTTRTQLSGRRDYVAPQRSSNAPTSTTPSKSTTFLANPASSPNSPKRDYVAPQWPTLRPVGTSQKQGNAGTTPMPSTSPKRDYVAPHFPNSKQENNQHGPGKVKDLVNFYDSKSQGGSTPSRGSSYSSILQGMKGNQVPNLSTQVTQSSTKSPGNTPKPSSFSSAVTGPKNMHSGQPSMTTPATRGKPNKNQLNNRPTSPVLPSSLANTNQGTNSNIASDTELQTVSEELLRKDVNNAAKYVAVNYQEKTTSQSKDDKAPLPLLTISPEVWNITTIQLFLPLLDNYERDTLTNEHVTSQERIEENSFMDVIMATSVIRHLMNFLKDKGYVAQDPKQQRDFLKHIWFGLYSRGQGKISSSGFEHIFVSELKNGEVSGLHNWLYFSKEEVANRINYLGYLKYVEFNDKGAVIKMHFNQQGVDKPVDTMFIGTSPELEIAIYTLCYVTRVGNDCKLKLGNKDVNIVTHNFRYRSKNYIGSGYPQI, translated from the exons ATGGAAAGTAACTTAAGAAGTTTAATTAGCTCCTTAATATTTCTCCTTCAAATAAGCTCAT GTTTTACCAAAGTTCAACGATATGACCCGAGCAGTGAATTTTTACTACGGGAAGCTGGTGGAGTTGTACCCAGTAATAAAAACGACTATGCAGCTCAGTTTCCAAGTTTGCCATCGTTGAAACCTAGTCAATCAACCGTTAATAATAACGTTAATTCGCTCACTACAACCAGAACACAATTATCGGGTAGACGAGATTATGTTGCTCCTCAACGTAGCTCGAACGCCCCGACGTCAACAACACCTTCTAAATCAACAACTTTTCTAGCAAATCCTGCATCCTCTCCAAATTCACCTAAAAGAGATTACGTTGCCCCTCAGTGGCCAACACTTAGACCTGTAGGAACATCGCAAAAGCAAGGAAATGCAGGCACAACTCCAATGCCATCTACGTCACCAAAAAGAGATTACGTAGCGCCACACTTTCCAAACTCAAAACAAGAAAATAACCAACATGGCCCAGGAAAAGTTAAAGATCTCGTAAACTTTTATGACAGTAAATCACAAGGGGGATCAACACCATCACGAGGATCGAGTTACAGTTCAATTTTACAAGGGATGAAAGGTAACCAGGTGCCAAATTTATCAACCCAGGTTACACAATCTTCTACAAAATCTCCAGGAAATACCCCTAAACCTTCAAGCTTTAGTTCAGCTGTAACAGGCCCGAAAAATATGCATTCTGGGCAGCCTTCCATGACTACCCCCGCAACTCGTGGTAAACCCAATAAGAATCAATTAAATAATCGTCCAACAAGCCCTGTTTTGCCCAGTTCTTTAGCAAATACCAATCAAGGTACAAACTCGAACATTGCAAGTGATACTGAATTACAAACTGTCAGTGAAGAGCTGCTCCGAAAAGACGTTAATAATGCAGCTAAATATGTAGCAGTCAATTATCAAGAAAAAACAACATCACAGTCTAAAGATGACAAAGCTCCATTGCC ATTGCTCACAATTTCGCCAGAAGTATGGAATATTACAACTATTCAACTATTTTTGCCATTATTAGataattatgaaagggataCCTTAACAAACGAACATGTTACGTCTCaa GAGAGAATTGAAGAAAATAGTTTCATGGACGTGATTATGGCTACGAGTGTTATTCGTCATTTAATGAACTTCCTAAAAGATAAAG GTTACGTTGCACAAGACCCTAAACAACAAAGAGATTTTCTAAAACATATCTGGTTCGGCTTATATTCTAGAGGTCAAGGTAAAATAAGCAGTTCAGGATTCGAACACATATTTGTATCAGAGCTTAAAAATGGAGAAGTTTCAG gaCTGCATAATTGGTTATATTTCTCCAAAGAAGAGGTAGCCAATCGAATCAACTATTTGGGTTATTTAAAATATGTCGAATTTAATGAC AAAGGAGCTGtcattaaaatgcattttaaccAGCAAGGAGTGGATAAGCCGGTTGATACAATGTTCATTGGTACATCACCTGAATTAGAGATTGCAATTTATACTTTATGCTATGTGACTCGAGTTGGCAATGATTGTAAACTCAAGCTTGGAAATAAGGATGTAAACATTGTCACCCATAACTTCAGATACCGCAGCAAAAATTATATTGGTAGCGGTTATCCTCAAATATAA
- the LOC123876346 gene encoding endoribonuclease CG2145-like isoform X1 yields MIKLELFFAVNRGQTPRAKFLDDDDVRCFTKVQRYDPSSEFLLREAGGVVPSNKNDYAAQFPSLPSLKPSQSTVNNNVNSLTTTRTQLSGRRDYVAPQRSSNAPTSTTPSKSTTFLANPASSPNSPKRDYVAPQWPTLRPVGTSQKQGNAGTTPMPSTSPKRDYVAPHFPNSKQENNQHGPGKVKDLVNFYDSKSQGGSTPSRGSSYSSILQGMKGNQVPNLSTQVTQSSTKSPGNTPKPSSFSSAVTGPKNMHSGQPSMTTPATRGKPNKNQLNNRPTSPVLPSSLANTNQGTNSNIASDTELQTVSEELLRKDVNNAAKYVAVNYQEKTTSQSKDDKAPLPLLTISPEVWNITTIQLFLPLLDNYERDTLTNEHVTSQERIEENSFMDVIMATSVIRHLMNFLKDKGYVAQDPKQQRDFLKHIWFGLYSRGQGKISSSGFEHIFVSELKNGEVSGLHNWLYFSKEEVANRINYLGYLKYVEFNDKGAVIKMHFNQQGVDKPVDTMFIGTSPELEIAIYTLCYVTRVGNDCKLKLGNKDVNIVTHNFRYRSKNYIGSGYPQI; encoded by the exons ATGATAAAATTGGAACTGTTCTTCGCCGTCAACCGTGGTCAAACGCCGCGCGCGAAATTcttggatgatgatgatgtaagaT GTTTTACCAAAGTTCAACGATATGACCCGAGCAGTGAATTTTTACTACGGGAAGCTGGTGGAGTTGTACCCAGTAATAAAAACGACTATGCAGCTCAGTTTCCAAGTTTGCCATCGTTGAAACCTAGTCAATCAACCGTTAATAATAACGTTAATTCGCTCACTACAACCAGAACACAATTATCGGGTAGACGAGATTATGTTGCTCCTCAACGTAGCTCGAACGCCCCGACGTCAACAACACCTTCTAAATCAACAACTTTTCTAGCAAATCCTGCATCCTCTCCAAATTCACCTAAAAGAGATTACGTTGCCCCTCAGTGGCCAACACTTAGACCTGTAGGAACATCGCAAAAGCAAGGAAATGCAGGCACAACTCCAATGCCATCTACGTCACCAAAAAGAGATTACGTAGCGCCACACTTTCCAAACTCAAAACAAGAAAATAACCAACATGGCCCAGGAAAAGTTAAAGATCTCGTAAACTTTTATGACAGTAAATCACAAGGGGGATCAACACCATCACGAGGATCGAGTTACAGTTCAATTTTACAAGGGATGAAAGGTAACCAGGTGCCAAATTTATCAACCCAGGTTACACAATCTTCTACAAAATCTCCAGGAAATACCCCTAAACCTTCAAGCTTTAGTTCAGCTGTAACAGGCCCGAAAAATATGCATTCTGGGCAGCCTTCCATGACTACCCCCGCAACTCGTGGTAAACCCAATAAGAATCAATTAAATAATCGTCCAACAAGCCCTGTTTTGCCCAGTTCTTTAGCAAATACCAATCAAGGTACAAACTCGAACATTGCAAGTGATACTGAATTACAAACTGTCAGTGAAGAGCTGCTCCGAAAAGACGTTAATAATGCAGCTAAATATGTAGCAGTCAATTATCAAGAAAAAACAACATCACAGTCTAAAGATGACAAAGCTCCATTGCC ATTGCTCACAATTTCGCCAGAAGTATGGAATATTACAACTATTCAACTATTTTTGCCATTATTAGataattatgaaagggataCCTTAACAAACGAACATGTTACGTCTCaa GAGAGAATTGAAGAAAATAGTTTCATGGACGTGATTATGGCTACGAGTGTTATTCGTCATTTAATGAACTTCCTAAAAGATAAAG GTTACGTTGCACAAGACCCTAAACAACAAAGAGATTTTCTAAAACATATCTGGTTCGGCTTATATTCTAGAGGTCAAGGTAAAATAAGCAGTTCAGGATTCGAACACATATTTGTATCAGAGCTTAAAAATGGAGAAGTTTCAG gaCTGCATAATTGGTTATATTTCTCCAAAGAAGAGGTAGCCAATCGAATCAACTATTTGGGTTATTTAAAATATGTCGAATTTAATGAC AAAGGAGCTGtcattaaaatgcattttaaccAGCAAGGAGTGGATAAGCCGGTTGATACAATGTTCATTGGTACATCACCTGAATTAGAGATTGCAATTTATACTTTATGCTATGTGACTCGAGTTGGCAATGATTGTAAACTCAAGCTTGGAAATAAGGATGTAAACATTGTCACCCATAACTTCAGATACCGCAGCAAAAATTATATTGGTAGCGGTTATCCTCAAATATAA
- the LOC123876360 gene encoding protein-cysteine N-palmitoyltransferase Rasp → MKLKSLELYTYFIIWISANIYSLYKLFEAQSDILRNNQDIHTLTDLQDGWRFTGRFKDVSDIEWSSWKYFLQTSWVYLIFQYIVSEFLRNTFSSILKYWYIVSSVVFVTIFMGYKQMIIIFTQPVIYAMILFIGGKKLSIWITSILLLFSYNSLKYKYYFWSFLDYKDMQDEEVYLILFSVAWIELRCISYCLDFVERKDGKSLKLDEIINMFSYILYLPLLYMGPIILYEEFENSFVTRRENLPSRIRRFICDMFFFQLYSLILDYVFHYIYFFAMQSNMELIRKLPTIALCGGGLFMGLEFHMKYVISYGTAGAFARLDNMDPPPTPRCIARIHVYSQMWRHFDVGLYRFLVKYIYKPSYSVLSQYCNLPRFAYKLIASLATFLFIFVWHGTVWHILIWSVLNYSGITLEHIGKCISRQKIYINFKKNILKSDAAETRFIAILCTPLLALSAISNFYLFAGSEVGNLFFECLSHPSLLSSCILGVSLYSCCQVSMALEHIPSRGSSKKDLGFRNVST, encoded by the exons atgaaattaaagtcTTTAGagttatatacttattttattatttggatCTCCGCTAATATTTACTCTTTATATAAACTGTTTGAGGCACAAAGTG ATATTTTAAGAAACAATCAAGACATACATACCCTAACTGATTTACAAGATGGTTGGAGATTCACTGGAAGATTCAAAGATGTATCGGATATTGAGTGGAGCAGctggaaatattttttacagacTTCCTGGGTGTACTTAATATTCCAGTACATCGTATCAGAATTCTTACGGAATACATTTTCATCTATTTTGAAATACTGGTACATTGTATCCAGTGTAGTTTTTGTAACTATCTTCATGGGATATAaacaaatgattattatttttacacagCCTGTGATATATGCTATGATCTTATTTATTGGTGGCAAAAAACTTAGCATTTGGATCACAAGTATATTACTACTTTTTAGTTATAACTctctgaaatataaatattatttttggagCTTTTTGGATTATAAAGACATGCAGGATGAAGAAGTATATCTGATATTATTCAGTGTTGCGTGGATTGAGCTTCGCTGCATAAGTTACTGTTTAGACTTTGTAGAAAGGAAAGATGGTAAATCATTGAAACTAgatgaaataattaatatgtttagttacatattatatttaccttTACTCTATATGGGACCAATCATTCTATATGAGGAATTTGAAAATAGTTTTGTAACAAGAAGAGAAAATTTACCATCAAGAATTAGAAGGTTTATTTGTGATATGTTCTTTTTTCAACTATACTCGTTGATATTGGATTATGTGTTccattatatatatttttttgctatgcAAAGTAACATGGAG TTGATAAGAAAGTTGCCCACAATAGCTTTATGTGGTGGTGGACTCTTTATGGGTTTAGAGTTTCACATGAAGTATGTGATCTCATACGGCACTGCTGGAGCGTTTGCTAGGTTGGACAACATGGATCCACCTCCCACACCAAGATGCATAGCAAGGATTCACGTATACTCTCAAATGTGGAGGCATTTTGATGTGGGACTGTACCGGTTTTTAGTCAA GTACATCTACAAACCCAGTTACAGTGTACTTAGCCAGTACTGCAACTTACCCAGGTTCGCTTACAAGCTAATAGCGTCGCTGGCAACATTCCTCTTCATTTTTGTCTGGCATGGCACTGTCTGGCATATACTTATCTGGTCAGTGCTCAACTACTCTGGCATCACATTAGAACATATCGGCAAGTGTATTTCAAGgcaaaaaatttatataaattttaagaaaaatattttgaaatcagaTGCTGCAGAGACACGGTTTATAGCTATACTATGCACACCTCTATTGGCCTTATCAGCGATTTCTAATTTCTATTTATTTGCTGGCAGTGAGGTTGGTAACTTATTTTTTGAATGTTTATCGCATCCATCTTTGTTAAGCTCGTGTATATTAGGTGTATCTTTGTATAGCTGTTGTCAAGTTTCCATGGCCTTGGAACATATTCCATCGAGAGGCAGTTCCAAAAAAGATCTAGGCTTCCGTAACGTGAGCACTTGA